One stretch of Corynebacterium auriscanis DNA includes these proteins:
- the era gene encoding GTPase Era — translation MVSVNSDMHFPDEPQLPAEAVADAAVAPVDFSAPEGFRSGFVSFVGRPNTGKSTLTNALVGQKIAITADQPETTRHPIRGIVHRENSQIVVVDTPGLHRPRTLLGERLNEMVKDTYQDVDLIAVCVPADEKIGPGDRWIVDAVRKVAPKTGLIGVVTKVDKVGKDQVGEQLLALHDLLDGADVIPVSATEKIQLDVLADVIAEHLPEGPKFYPDGHVTDDDRDTRMAELIREAALAGLQDELPHSVAVQIDEVFPSPTREGVLNVHAVIYVEREGQKAILRGKGGRRLGRTVHNARLQIIEMLGQNIYLDVRLKVAKNWQSDPKQLGKLGF, via the coding sequence ATGGTTAGCGTGAACAGTGATATGCATTTCCCCGACGAACCCCAGCTACCTGCTGAAGCCGTAGCCGATGCAGCGGTAGCTCCAGTTGATTTCAGTGCGCCGGAGGGATTCCGCTCCGGCTTCGTGAGTTTTGTGGGTCGACCCAACACTGGTAAATCCACACTCACCAATGCGCTGGTGGGACAGAAGATTGCGATCACTGCCGACCAGCCGGAGACGACCCGTCATCCAATTCGTGGGATAGTGCACCGGGAGAATAGCCAGATTGTCGTTGTTGATACTCCCGGCCTGCACCGTCCGCGGACGCTCCTAGGTGAACGGCTCAATGAGATGGTGAAAGATACCTATCAGGATGTCGACCTCATCGCCGTGTGTGTGCCGGCTGATGAAAAGATCGGTCCCGGTGACCGCTGGATCGTCGATGCTGTTCGCAAGGTAGCGCCGAAAACAGGGCTCATCGGGGTGGTCACGAAGGTCGATAAAGTTGGGAAAGACCAAGTCGGCGAGCAGTTGCTTGCGTTGCACGATCTACTCGATGGGGCTGATGTCATTCCCGTCAGTGCTACTGAGAAAATCCAATTGGATGTTCTGGCTGACGTAATCGCGGAGCACCTTCCTGAGGGGCCCAAGTTTTATCCGGACGGTCATGTCACGGATGATGACCGGGATACGCGCATGGCTGAGCTAATTCGTGAGGCTGCTCTAGCCGGATTGCAAGATGAGTTGCCACACTCCGTAGCAGTCCAGATTGATGAGGTGTTCCCTTCCCCTACACGTGAGGGAGTACTGAACGTCCACGCGGTCATTTACGTGGAGCGGGAGGGGCAAAAGGCAATTCTGCGCGGCAAGGGTGGCCGTAGGCTGGGCCGTACAGTCCATAACGCGCGACTGCAGATCATTGAAATGCTGGGGCAAAATATCTATCTGGATGTGCGCCTGAAGGTCGCCAAGAACTGGCAATCCGATCCAAAGCAACTGGGCAAGCTGGGATTCTAA